Proteins encoded within one genomic window of Anopheles gambiae chromosome 3, idAnoGambNW_F1_1, whole genome shotgun sequence:
- the LOC133393124 gene encoding uncharacterized protein LOC133393124 — protein MPLADHWRMVERAISTAAEHKIGRLPRREKKEWFDEECRRALSEKNAARARMLRHETRQNVEIYRRLRKQQTMLFQTKQRRFEESDEQLLEQLSQLGDTRLFYRRLKEEWSGFAPKTAMCRDAEGNLLTDEREVIEGWKCYYEGYLNRAESGEAGARGRTRQPPQQQHSSNNSNSIGNSNDEVPPPSLDEIASAIKQLKSNKSAGSDGMAAELFKKGSKRLTVEIHQLIVKVWEQEELPEEWKLGVIYPVHKKGDRLDCSYFRAFTVLNAAYKILFQILFCKLAPLTTNFVGSYQAGFVGGKSTTDQIFTLRQILQKCRERQIPTHHLFIDFKAADDTIDRKELWSIMQRYHFPGKLIPL, from the coding sequence ATGCCCCTCGCAGACCACTGGCGTATGGTGGAACGAGCCATAAGCACTGCAGCCGAACACAAGATCGGCCGCTTACCAcgtagagagaaaaaggaatggtTCGACGAAGAGTGCAGACGAGCACTATCCGAGAAGAATGCAGCGCGCGCCCGCATGCTACGGCATGAAACCCGTCAGAACGTGGAGATCTACAGACGACTTAGGAAACAGCAAACCATGCTCTTCCAGACCAAGCAGCGCCGTTTTGAAGAGTCAGACGAACAGCTGCTGGAGCAGCTTTCTCAGTTGGGGGACACCCGCTTGTTCTACAGGAGATTGAAGGAGGAATGGAGCGGGTTTGCTCCTAAAACCGCAATGTGCCGGGATGCGGAAGGAAATCTCCTGACGGATGAGCGGGAGGTGATCGAAGGGTGGAAGTGCTACTACGAAGGATATCTGAATAGAGCAGAGTCAGGAGAGGCTGGTGCAAGAGGCAGAACAAGGCaaccaccacagcagcagcacagcagtaacaacagcaacagcatcggCAACAGCAACGACGAGGTGCCCCCGCCATCTCTGGATGAGATTGCCAGTGCCATCAAGCAGCTTAAGAGCAATAAGTCTGCCGGCAGCGATGGAATGGCGGCCGAGCTCTTCAAGAAGGGGTCGAAAAGGCTTACCGTCGAAATACATCAGCTGATCGTGAAAGTCTGGGAGCAGGAGGAACTACCGGAGGAGTGGAAGCTGGGTGTTATTTACCCAGTccacaaaaagggcgacaggctGGATTGCTCGTATTTCCGAGCCTTCACTGTCCTAAATGCcgcctacaagatcctgtTCCAGATCCTGTTCTGCAAACTTGCGCCCCTTACTACAAATTTTGTCGGCAGCTACCAAGCTGGGTTTGTCGGAGGCAAatccaccaccgaccaaattttcactctacggcagatcctccagaagtgCCGAGAGCGCCAGATCCCAacgcaccacctgttcatcgacttcaaggcggccgACGACACCATAGACCGGAAGGAGCTATGGAgcatcatgcagcggtaccactTCCCTGGGAAGTTGATCCCGCTGTGA
- the LOC4397777 gene encoding farnesol dehydrogenase isoform X1, giving the protein MAANGSNGNNDNNESIPAIPPPSVRLDIADRMKRWHGKVAVVTGASGAIGGAIAIELVKSGMIVCALSRRRDKVEKLRVSLFDVAGSLNYVECDITVEDDIKYAFGWIENTYGGVDMLVNNAGIITKCLLTEKNNTRDLYKTMETNIIGLSLCTREAVKSMKARDVKGHIINVNSIFGHKVHQAVPGTRPLNGMYPASKYAVTAITECIRQELVYLGTGCKVTSISPGLVEGDILSTNTSKDNEIVNYMPKLKPEDVAEAVLYAITTPENVQIHELIIKPMGEFL; this is encoded by the exons ATGGCGGCTAATGGTAGCAATGGTAATAATGATAACAACGAAAGTATACCTGCAATACCGCCACCATCGGTTAGATTAGACATTGCCGACCGCATGAAACGCTGGCATGGAAAGGTTGCAGTTGTGACAGGCGCCAGTGGAGCAATTGGTGGTGCTATTGCAATTGAACTAGTCAAATCAGGAATGATCGTGTGTGCGCTGTCCAGACGACGTGACAAAGTAGAAAAGTTACGCGTTAGCCTCTTTGACGTAGCTGGTTCCTTGAATTACGTTGAGTGTGATATTACTGTGGAAGACGACATCAAATATGCATTCGGATGGATTGAAAACACATACGGTGGAGTAGATATGCTAGTTAACAACGCAGGCATTATAACGAAATGTTTGCTAACAGAGAAGAATAATACAAGAGACCTATACAAGACAATGGAAACGAATATCATTGGTTTATCTTTGTGCACTCGGGAAGCTGTTAAATCAATGAAAGCACGTGATGTTAAGGGCCACATCATAAACGTAAACAGCATATTTGGACATAAAGTACATCAAGCCGTTCCAGGAACACGACCATTGAATGGAATGTACCCAGCATCAAAGTACGCAGTCACTGCAATTACCGAGTGTATTAGACAGGAACTTGTCTATTTAGGCACGGGCTGTAAAGTTACG AGTATTAGTCCAGGCTTAGTAGAAGGTGATATTTTATCAACAAATACATCAAAGGATAATGAAATTGTTAATTACATGCCGAAACTAAAGCCTGAAGATGTTGCAGAAGCAGTATTATATGCAATCACAACACCAGAAAATGTTCAA ATACACGAACTAATAATCAAACCTATGGGCGAGTTCTTGTAA